The Phenylobacterium montanum genomic interval ATTCGAACTGAGCTGCGAAATTCTGAATCGCCGCCAGCGGTGTGTCGAATGGGCCTACGGCTGCCATTCGCGAGTCCTCCCAATACCAGCCCTTCGGACCCATTTCTCTGAGGTCGCGCTTGGTGGTGGACCTGACTATCTCGATGTCGAAATCGGGACCGCTAAGGGACATGCTCACGCCTTGTCCCCGTTCTCAGCCGCCAACCGGGCTTGCCGGAACCTCTCAAATTTGTCCTCGGCGGCATTGATGCGTTCGGCCATCTCGCCGGACTCGAACTGCATCACCATGTTCAACAACGCGCCCATTGATGTGGCGAATGGGCCAACAGGCGGGATGCGGGTATCGGACCAGAACCAGCCACGCCCTCCGTATTCAGCCTCACGTCGTTTTCCGACTATCTTGTAAATGGTGATGTCAATCTCACCGATTTCGAGCCGCATGGTTCTTACCACCTCCCGTTCTACGAAAGGCTAAACCGGCGGAACGAATATATTGACTCTATATTCGAATATATTTGGAATATATCGACTCTATATTCTTGACTTAGAAAAAATCAGCGGCGGGCGGCTTGCCGCCATGACGCATGGATGGCGCCGGCGGCGTCCCGCGCCGAAATCAACATGCCCCAGCAGACCCTCTGGCTGTTGTAGGCGGCTGGGGTCTTGGGAGGAGGAGGAAGGGCCGGTCCGGGTGCGCTCGATGGGAGCGCATCTGGAGGAATTCCGATGTCTGAATCCGGCTGGTCCGAGACCCGCGTCACCACCCTCTCCCAGCTCTGGCAGGACGGCCTGTCGGCGTCGCAGATCGCCAAGCAGCTGGGCGGGGTCACCCGCAACGCCGTCATCGGCAAGGTCCATCGCCTGGGGCTGAGCGGCCGGGCGGCGGCCTCCGCGCCGTGCCGCGCGCCGAGAACCGCGACCCCTCGGCCCAAGCGGACGCGCCGGGTGGCCATGGCGGCCCCTACGGTTCGCAAGCCGCCCGTCCGGACGCCCGCCCAGGATTACGCGCCGGCGCCAGAGGGCCCGGGGCTGATCGGGGACATGGCACTGCTGGGCGCCCACGTCTGCAAGTGGCCGATCGGCGATCCCAAGAGTCCCGATTTCAGCTTCTGCGGCCGCCAGGCCGATGGCCGCTATTGCGCCGCGCACGAACAGACGGGCGTGCGACCCGGGACGGCTTGGCGCGCCGATCGCGATCCGATCGTCAGGCGGGCCCTGGCCGGCTTGCTTTGATCCTCCGGGCACGGAGCAAGGCCATGACGCCCTCTCCTCTCCTGCGCTACGCGCGGTCGGACGCCGAGGTCCCGACCCCGGCGCAGCGCTCCAACGACGGCGCGATGATGGTCGCGCCGTTCGGCGATCTCGCCGCCTGGCTGGCCGAAATCGACCGGCAGGCCGGCCTCATGCGGCCCAGCCGACGTCTTTACGAGCGGTTTGACCGGACCGCCCAGTCGCTCACGCCTGGACGCATCCGCCTGTGCGACGACGGCGTGTCGGTCGCCGAACTGGTCGTTCGGCTGCGGGCGGCGCGCCACCCGAGCGGCCACGACCTCCACGGCTTGGACCGTGTCTGGTCGCGAGCTGACCTTGGGGTGCTGATCACCGAGGCGGTCAACCGGCAGCGGCAGCTGGCGATGGGCCGGGTTGTCGCCAGGCCCAAAGGGCCCCGGCTGGATCCTCGCCGGCTCCCCGACGCGCGGCTGGAGCACCTGATCCAACATCACCGTGACCTCGGTCTTGTCGAGGCGCTGCGCGCCGAGCGGCGACGGCGTGACTTGACGGGAGGCAGCCATCTTCGACGCCATCCTATCTGATCGGCCAGAGCTGCGGCTGCACGGGTTCGGCTGCAAACGGACGTCGCTGCTTGAGCCGGGGATCCCCTCCCGGCTGGCCACGGCCGACAGCATGGCCTGGTCCTATGCGGCCCGGTTCGAAGGTCGCGATCAGAATGCCTGGGACGAGGCGGGGCGCTTCGCCCTGGCCGTGGGCGGCTGCCCGGAAGCGGTCGACTTTCTGGCCGCGCGCGCCGGGTGGCGTTGAGCGGTCGAGCGCGAGGGGGGACGCCCCGGCGGGGTCTCGGGACGGCCCTTTGGCTCCAGTGACCTCGCCACCATCCGTCGTCCCCCACAAGGGACGCTGCGCTCAAAGCCCTTGTGGGGGCCGCCGCCTGTCGGCGCGGGGCGGTCACGAGCCGACGGGCTCGACCCTCCAACCCCCACTCAAGGGATCACCCCATGCCATTCTCGCCTCTTCCTCCCACCTCAGAGCGTCTGACGCACTACGAAGCCCAGACTCTCCTTCTCGAAGACGCCCGCACCCATCCGCCCGAAGACGCCCTCCTCCAGCTCGGCCATGGCCTGATGAACGAAGTGCTCGACCTCGTCAGCGATTCCGCCCTGGAAGACTTCCAGACCCTGATCGGCGAGGCTCTGATCGGCGCCTTCCACTCCGCGGCCCAGCGCATCGAGCGCGACGCCGACAAAGCCCGCGACACCCTGAATGGGCTGATCCGGGACTTCGATGGCTCCGAGATCCTCGATGTCGAGATCCAGGAAGCGACCCTGAAAGCCCGCACCGCGGACGTGGCGACCCTCGCCCTGGAGATCATCCGCGACGCCGCCGCCGCCAGCTACACGACCTCGACGGGTGACGTCTGGAGCCCCTGGAAGGGCTCGGTGAAGGCGTCCCG includes:
- a CDS encoding GcrA family cell cycle regulator, which gives rise to MSESGWSETRVTTLSQLWQDGLSASQIAKQLGGVTRNAVIGKVHRLGLSGRAAASAPCRAPRTATPRPKRTRRVAMAAPTVRKPPVRTPAQDYAPAPEGPGLIGDMALLGAHVCKWPIGDPKSPDFSFCGRQADGRYCAAHEQTGVRPGTAWRADRDPIVRRALAGLL